The Girardinichthys multiradiatus isolate DD_20200921_A chromosome 11, DD_fGirMul_XY1, whole genome shotgun sequence DNA window TGAGGTAGCATGCAGTGAATATACCGAGCTGATTTATACCAAAACCTACAGAATCTAACAAAGTCAGAGAAGGTAAGTCCAACATAACCTCCATCTCTAAATACAGTAAAGGTTTTAATACGTAAACAGTAACGCGGAGTGTTGCACAGCTTACGTACCGTCGGCTTTCCTGTGTAGCTCACAGAGTTTTAAGGATGAACAACGAGTTTATattgtaattgtttttgttgcagGATGTCTGATTCAGACAGCGACGAAGACCAGGATCGGCCCTTTTCCCTCACTGGCTTCCTGTTTGGAAATATCAATGAAGATGGACAGTTAGAGGGAGACAGTGTTCTGGACAATGTGAGCGTTTTCAAGACTACTTTTAACCGAGAAAAAATATTCCTTATTACAATATTATACTCGATAAGCCGTAGTTGGATCTTGTTATCTGCGAGTATTTGACCAGTTTATAAGAAGGTTCGGTCTCTGTTTGGCCTATTGTCCTGCTCCAGGAGTCCAAGAAGCATCTGGCAGGTTTGGGGACTTTGGGTCTGGGCTCTCTCATCACCGAGATCACTGCCAATGAGAATGAGGATAAGGAGGAAAACAGAGACCCTGTAAACGTGGATTCAGAGGGTGAGGATGAAGGATTGTAGCACTTGGTAAGATTGTAGCCAGCAACCGGCTGCAGcatatttataatatatttgTATCTCCTATTGCAGGTTGGGTGAAAAGCACTGAAGATGCAGTGGACTACTCTGACATCAGTGAGGTTGCTGAGGATGAGACTAAAAAGTACCGCCAGGCAATGGGGTCTTTGCAGCCCAGCAGGAAAACAGGTGAGCATCCTAAAGTTCCCTAGTGTCAATTTCCGCTCTAGGTCTATTTGTACTAACATTTTGAACCCATAGATTTCTGTTTTGACCCCTCCACTTTCCATTTTCTGCCTGTAAACAAACCATGTCCTACCTCTGCACTTAGCTATTGtgtattagtttctttttctctcGGTATTTAAGTGTTTCTGACTTTAATTTGTTGGTTGTCAAATGGCCCCCTGGTGGGAAGGAATTGACACTTGAATGTCCCACAGAAGAAGTCCCAATTTTGTACTCAAAAAAGTTGATTATGACAGTTGAAAGTGTAAGAGAGCAAACAAACCGACACTCATCTATTTAACTCTGGTTTGATTATAAGTCCTTACTGTTTGCAATCTCAACCAGTATTTTCTGGACTTTGTTTTTTActcctttttttgtgtgtttgtttgtgtaacCACTTCCTAAAACTCCTTCATCCTAGATGATGAGGATGATTATGATGCCGACTGTGAGGATATTGACTCGAAGCTTATGCCTCCTCCACCACCGCCGAGTCTTCCCACTGCAGCTAAGAAAGAGGAATCTCCCAACAGCACaaatggtaaaaataaataaatatgtactTTTTAAGCAGTGCCTAGAAAGAAATTGTGTTTGGCTTACACCTATTGACCCTGTTAGGAACTTTCTTATACAttcttatttataaaaaaaactggatTACTCAATTCTGATgatgaaatgtaattttttccCACTTTAATTTGCCCCCATCTCAGCAGCTGGGGAAGAGGGTGATGGCATCATCTTGCCTTCCATTATTGCACCATCTTCCACTGCCGATAAGGTGGATTTCAGCAGCTCTTCAGACTCTGAGTCAGAAACTGACCGACCCTGCCAGGGTTCAGGAGTTTTAGGGCCCCCGGACAGGCTCACCCTCCCTCTTGCTGGCATCATGCAGAAGGATGCTGCCAAAGCATTGCCGAGTGTCACACAACTCTTTCCAGAGTTTAAGCCCGGCAAGgtaagtcatttttttttttcagacataAAATATTCATGTTGCTATTTGAAAGTTCTTTTTAACTaagaatttatatatttttggatTTCTAATAGGTCCTTAGGTTTTTACGACTGTTTGGTCCTGGAAAGAATATGCCTTCAGTGTGGAGGAGCGCCcgcaggaagaagaagaggaaacaCAGGGACCCTCAGCCTGGAACACCTCCGCCAGAGGAAGACGCCTCAGAACAAAGTCAGGAGAAAAGGTCTGGATGGATTTACGAGTACGCACTCCCTCCACCTCCAGAGCAGTGTCTCTCTGATGATGAGGTAAAGCTTTCGAGGGTAACAAGGTCTCGTGGCATCCGCTTGTGTAGAGGTTCATACTCAATCTTGCactgcttttttaaaatcatgttcCAAGTTGACATAATTgtgacaaaaagagaattaaagAGTTATTTTATATTcgaaaggaaaaaaatctggggaaaaaaaattcCCTGTGGTTCATCAAGTACTTCTGGTTTATATGCAAAgcgtttaaacctttttttcatgtgtttttttttgtgttctaGATAACCATGATGGCTCCAGTAGAATCAAAGTTCTCTCAGACATCTGGGGACGCAGACAAAGAGACAGAGTCTCGACCTAAAGTAGCAGAATGGAGATACGGTCCAGCCCAGCTCTGGTACGACATGCTGGGAGTACCTGAGGACGGAAGCCATTTCAACTATGGTTTTAAACTTAAAGAAGATCAGCCCAGTGAGACAGAGGAGCAAGATCTGCCTAAAGAAATAACAGAACCTCCTCAAAAGGTGTGTTTCCACAGTTGCTTACAGAGGATAATTAGAATTGCTTAACTAGTGACTAGTAgtcattttatatatttctttagtTTCAGAAGGACGACGATAACATGGATACTGATGGTGATGATGACGATGATGGAGATAAAGCACGACAGGCTCTGGAGAACGAGCTGTTCCTAATGGTCACTCAGCTCCAGTGGGAGGATGATATTATCTGGAATGGAGAAGATGTGAAACACAAAGGTACCAAGACTCAAAGAGCCAGCTTGGCCGGGTGGCTCCCTTCCAGCATGACCCGTAATGCTAACGCTTATAATGCACAACAGGGTAAGATTAGATGCCTGGATAACATGCACAAATAAACCTTATAATGTCCCAAAAAGTGGCTTTTTTGCTACAAACCtctcaacaaataaaataattaaaaatcataaactATATAAATGTTCAGGTCTGACCCGAAGCAATTCCCAGCTGGTCCCACCAACACCTCCGCCTATTCCAAAAGCTTCCTCAATCTCTGGCTCGAAGCGGGAAAAAAGCAGCCATGACAatcaaggtgtgtgtgtttttatatcCCACTGCACAGCTAAGGTTTCAAATACAGTTTCTAAGCTCATCAAGATTTTCCAGCTCAAATTGATTCATggtttgaatttttttgttttctttgcagcCTCCCTAGAAGAAGACTGTTTGTGGTTTTCCATTTTTCCCATTGACAATGAGGAGTTGGTGTACGGTCGCTGGGAAGATAACATTATCTGGGATGACCAGGAGATGGATCGCTTCCTCATGCCGCCTGTTCTCACACTGGATCCTAATGATGAGAATATAATTCTAGGTAGATTAGAAACTCTGATCTTGCCAAGATCTGATTCTGGAAAGCATTTTTAGCTTCACTGGGCTTATTTGATCCATACTGAGCTCCCGTGTCTTCCAGAAATTCCCGATGAAAAGGAGGAGACAACTTCTCATTCCCCATCGAAAGAGAATAAGAAGGAGACAGCGCTGAAGAAGAGTCGCATTCTGTTGGGGAAGACCGGCGTAATAAAAGATGAGCCACAACAGGTATATCAGCCcttcaaaacataaaatctaCATCTTTAATGACTCTATCTGATTACATCAGCTGAAATGGGAATACATATTCACAGGTAACATTGTTTGGATCTAAGGCAACGCAGTAATTAATAAGTAAGCATCAGTTGGGATATCTTGTGTTGATTTAATTCAGCTGTGGAAGACAACATTggcttgaaaaagtattcagaaAACGTTCTCGCTGTCGgtattattgggattttatgtgatagagcaacacaaagaagtgcatcATTTTAAACTGGAATGGAACAAATACTTGGTTTTCAGCAACATCTGAAAAAGTGTTGAGTGCATTTCCATTTAGCTCCCCTTTACGCTGATAccactgaataaaatccagttcagtTTACCTCCAGAAGACACCTAATCAATGAAAAGTCCACCCGTGTGTGAATTAATTAAttctcaggtgggaaaatctttcaacaggacaattattAGTCGTGTAATCCATAAATCTGGCCTCTGTTTACGAGTGGCAAGAATAAGTCATTTTTGCAGTACTTACAtaccatgtaggggacacatcAAGCATgtggaaggtgctctggtgatGGAAATGTAACTTGTTAGCCGATGTGCAAAACGCCATGTTAGGCAGAAAATGAAAGCCCCTTTCTTATCATCATtcagaaataaacacagagcTATATCCCTCTATAGATCACTGTCATTCATATTATAAACTTTGACCTGGGGTTGAAAGGCTACGGTTGCTCTCTGAGGATGCATCTGTTATGGTTGTAGTGCGACAAAATGGTCAAGGtgtatgaaaacatttgcactGTAAGCAACACTATTCTTTGTAATTAGGCATTAATGATGAAatcttccatttatttttagttaGGTTAGGTTATCTTTTCTAATGGGCAAGATTTAAGACACTATGAAATAAAGCACAAAAGAGAAGAGAGTGGTGTTTCATAATTTaagatatatttgttttttaatcacagAACATGTCCCAACCTGAAGTTAAAGATCCCTGGAACCTCTCCAATGATGAGTTCTACTATCCCAAACAGCAGGGCCTGAGAGGAACCTTCGGTGGCAACATTATTCAGGTGGCTAAGGGAGACAAAGCTGACCAAATGTGCTTTAGTTTAAATCATTTGTGGCCAAATCTTAATCTTTTAGTCATTTTTGAGCCTATTTTCTCTCCTACACAGCACTCCATTCCAGCCCTCGAGCTGAGACAGCCCTTCTTCCCCACTCACATGGGTCCAATGAAGCTTCGGCAGTTCCATCGACCGGCCCTGAAGAAATACTCTTTTGGAGCTTTGGCGCAGCCAGGTCCACATGCTGTTCAGCCACTGCTCAAACACATAAAGAAGAAAGCTAAAGTAAAGAAAGCCCTGCTCAAAACAAACATGTATTGAtccattttatttgaaattacaGCTATGTGACAGCGTCTCTCTGGGATCGTTCAGCAgatttttgtaaagaagaaacgTGTTATATAGATGAAACACAAAGCTTCTCTTGTTAACGTTGGTGCACATACTGCATGTCTGGAATAGATGCGAGAGCAGGAGCGGCAGGCATCAGGCGGTGGAGACATGTTCTTCATGCGAACGCCACAGGACCTGACGGGCAAAGACGGAGATCTTATCCTGGCAGAGTACAGTGAGGAATACGCACCTATCATCATGCAAGTTGGCATGGCAACCAAGATCAAAAACTACTACAAAAGGGTGAAtagattatttgttttcagctgtCACTTTACGTGTGTTGTCTTTAGTTTGGTGAGGAACAGCCTTAAGATATATTATTATagatatattattatttattagtttatgCCTCTTCATCGTATAAAGGTGTTTATAAATGCAATGTTCTTGTATCCCTCAGAAACCTGGAAAAGATCCAGGAGCACCTGACTGTAAGTATGGAGAGACAGTGTATTGCCATACCTCCCCTTTCTTGGGTTCTCTGCATCCTGGTCAGCTTCTCCAGGTCGGTATAACCATGTATTTGATTATGTAAATAACTATATAAAATCTCTCTGACCTTCTGACACAGCATGGCTCAGtgattttatctttttcttGAAGGCTTTTGAAAACAACCTCTTTCGTGCCCCGATCTACTTGCACAAGATGCCAGAGACAGATTTTTTGGTCATACGAACTCGACATGGCTACTACATCAGGGAGCTTGTGGACATTTTTGTTGTTGGTCAAGAGTGCCCCTTGTTTGAAGTTCCAGGTCCAAATTCCAAACGTGCCAATACTCACATTAGAGACTTCCTGCAGGTAGGTGCGTTTGTCTTGTTGCTGACCACAAACCTCACCTCTTGGTATTGCTTAAGGTCAGCTGCCTCGTCTCTGTCCTCTGTAGGTGTTCATTTACCGCTTGTTCTGGAAGAGCAAAGACCGACCTCGCAGAATCCGCATGGAGGatataaaaaaagcttttcCCTCGCACTCAGAGAGCAGCATCAGGAAGCGACTCAAACTCTGTGCTGACTTCAAACGTACAGGTAACGCACGCTGAATTTGGGAGGAGCCTTTGTTACACATGGATTCAACGCTTGTTTTTGTCCTAAGGGGAAGGTGTCGTCTAAAGGTAGTTAAACGATACAGGGAGTGTTTTTCTACTGCAGATAATCCAAGTTaatataatctaaaaaaaaaacatagtttaGAAGGATTAaaaatccattcatccattttaGTCCATCTGTTCATTTATCCATCCTTCACTTTATCTATACGTTCACCCATTTTTTCCATCTAACCAATTATTGGTCCATTGTCTCTCCCATTTGTTTGTCTgtctttataatttatttttccatgtgTCCACCCATCCAGTATTCGGTTTGTCCACCTATTCTTCCATCCCTCGTTTATATTTGTCCATCTGTCTttctccatctatccatccttgCCCATTCGGCTGTCTTTCCGTCTCTTTCTGGTCTCTGGTTTTTGTAGATTCTGTTTTTAAAGCTTGATTACTAGAAATGTCTGCTGTTTATTCACAGTAAACCTTTGTATTTATGTTGAGCAACAATGGACTGCGAGCTCTGGATATTTGAGTCTGAAATTCCAGAGAAGAGTCTGGAATTTAGTTGGAATGCTGGTGAAAGGATTGTGAGATTTATGTTCGCTTATAACACTGTGTACTGGGAGCAGAGGGAACATTACCAGTACAGGAAAACTACAAGTATCTTGTCCTCATGGCAGGGATGGACTCAAACTGGTGGGTGCTGAAGCCTGACTTCAGATTACCCACAGAAGAGGAAATTAGAGCTATGGTTTCTCCAGAACAATGCTGTGCGTACTACAGCATGCTGGTTGCAGAGCAGAGGCTTAAGGTAACCTAAGGTTAACcattcctggaaaaaaaaacattagtatATGTTGTGTTCTACTTAACTTCATGTTATTTATCTATTTGTAGGATGCTGGGTACGGCGAGAAGTCTTTCTTTGCTCCAGAAGAGGAGAACGAAGAGGACTTTCAAATGAAGATCGATGATGAGGTGTCGTGCGTGATGACATTAACAGATCCATGTTTGAGACAGATTCACACTAACCCTGTGTCCTGGACCAAAGGTGCGGACAGCTCCCTGGAACACAACAAGGGCCTTCATTTCTGCCATGAAGGGCAAGTGTCTATTGGAGGTTACTGGAGTGGCAGATCCCACAGGCTGTGGAGAAGGTTTCTCATATGTGAAAGTGCCAAACAAGCCCACCCAACAAAAGGTTTGTTTTCTGAAGCAGGACCCTTTCATCCCTGCATCTTTTCTCTcactttttctgcttttaaaaaaatgtattttcgtTTCCCTTTCAGGATGACAAAGAGCCGCAGCCTGCTAAAAAGACTGTGACAGGGACGGATGCTGACCTGAGGAGGCTCTCTCTGAAGAACGCCAAGCAGCTCCTTCGCAAATTTGGTGTCCCAGAGGAAGAGGTAAAACCAAGTTATGTCTGGTCAACTGTCGGTgaaaaaatatacagtttttCACAAAAGCATTCACACAGCTTGAACTCTGACATTTTATCATAGTACAATCACAAAATGCTACTTATTAGATCAGGATTATatgcaggggtgaaagtgagtcGGTACAGTCCGGTGCTGCGTATCACTAAAAGATTCAGCGCCGGtacacagtaccgggaagagggaggaacagctgtctgctatgaagccgtcatccagaaccagttacggctgcaaaaattcacgagaAAATCAGATccgatccgctaccaataggtagtctaaaacacgacttaatctgtttataaatattgttattttctcctcattccaaactgtttctgaactgttctgctatgatggagcctcaatgctcttgcttggcttctctcccctcggagctttAGGCTTTTGTGAatggccagcctttaaaaccgctacgtttaatgtctgtctgctcgctgctaaagaccccagttaaaagcatcTAAGTACCGGGAAGAattcaaaactactttcacccctgattATATGTGAAacaccaacagaaagtagtgccTAATCGTGAGGTGGAAAAAAAATGGTGCaaaggaaaatctgaaaaagtatgGCGTACATTTTGAACATAGCCCCCAAGTCcacgtctttttttttctagtcttaagtcctttgcagcctctaactagTTTTCATACTGATTGCCAtttatttagctctatccatctacCCATCGCAGCATGATGCAGCTGCTACCGTGTTTTACTGTGGGAAAGGTATTGCTGCATCTCTCAGCGTTTACTTTGGTTCTTCTTGTGTCAGATCAAGAAACTTTCCCGTTGGGAGGTTATTGATGTCGTGAGGACCATGTCCACGGAGCAGGCACGTTCAGGTGAAGGTCCAATGAGCAAGTTTGCCAGAGGCTCTCGTTTCTCTGTCGCCGAACACCAAGAGCGCTACAAGGAGGAGTGCCAGAGGATCTTTGACTTGCAGAACAAGTGGGGCTAATTTTgtagaaaaacatttagcaCTCAGAAATCACCCTGTGCAAGTTTTacgtttttctttcttgttacTCCCCAATGACAGAGTGTTGGAGTCCACAGAGGTGTTGTCCACAGACACAGACAGCAGTTCGGCTGAAGATAGTGACTTTGAGGAGATGGGTAAGAACATTGAGAACATGCTGCAGAATAAAAAGACCAGCTCACAGCTTTCCCGTGAGAGGGAGGAGCAGGAGAGGAAGGAACTGCAGAGAATGCTGATGGGCGAGGAAAGCGATCGTGACAACAAGGGACGCAAGGAGAGGCGCAAAGGCTTGTGTAAGAAAACCAGGTCTTAATGTAAGCAAAAAGGGCAAGTTTTAGCTGCTAAAACTCATCACGTGACTGTCCTCCCCCTCATAGCGAGCGCCTTGTCCACCAGCTCCCACAAAGATGATGACACATCCTCCGTCACCAGTCTGAACTCGTCAGCTACGGGACGTCGTCTCAAGATTTATCGCACCTTCAGGGATGAGGATGGTAAAGAATACGTGCGCTGTGAGACGGTTCGTAAAGCTGCCGTCATCGACGCCTACACCAGGATCAGAGCCACCAAGGATGATGAGTTTATGTGAGTTTCGGAACCAAACCTGgagtttttggtctgttagCATCGAAATGATTATTTGGGAAGAAGATACCTAATCAGATCCTGACAGAACCTTTGGTTATTGTGGTGATCCAGAGGCCTGGGCAATATtgtcatgtgaaaaaatgtaGCAACACGTGAAATATTCAGTTGTTTAGTcagaaatgttcacatattgATGTTCTAATCGTATTTCTTGTTTATCTCGGGAATAATTCATCTAATCAAactcaaaacagcaaaaattaaCTTTGTTTTGCATTAATAAACAAGACTTCAACCATGTGGTTTCAAACTGAAACAAAGTTAGGACACCCCACCGCCTAATAGCTGGTGTTACCCCATGTGGTTGAAGTAACTTTACTGAGATGGTTCTTGTTACCATCTATCAGTCTGAGGAAAGTTTGCCCCACttctcactttcagctgtgatATGTTTCAGGTGTTTGTTGCATATTCAGCCCATTTCAAGTCACCCAAACATGGGTCATTGCCATGTTGCAGGGTCCGGTTCTGCTTCAGCTCCAGTCTTTTTCTAACAGATTGTCCCACATTTTTATGAGGTCTCCTCTGGtggattctatgatggtgaATCCACTTTGCCAGAACCTGCTGCAGGAAAgaatccccaaaccatgacacttccagctCCATGCTTTAAAGTTGACATCagattctttttctgaaatttttGTATTTGGTTTACGTCAAACATGTTCTCTATTCCAGTGAACGTGTTTCTTTTCCCAGTGAGATTGAATGGACTTACCAGTTCCTTGTCAGCACAGCTCGTGGTCACGCTTCCACGGCAACGCATGACCAGGTGTCCTGTTATTGAGGATCCCTGACGCCTTCATTCTATCTTTTTGTGGTTGCAGACGAAAGTTTGCCCTCTTTGATGAGCAGCACAGAGAAGAGATGAGGAAGGAGCGGCGACGTATTCAAGAGCAACTCAGGAGGCTGAAGAGAAACCAAGAGAAGGACAAGATCAAAGGACCCCCAGAGAAGAAGTCCAAGAAGGTCAAAGAGAGACCAGACCTCAAGGTAAAAGTAAGCTTGCAGATTCAGTTCTATAGACCTTTTTTCCCTTACAAGCTTGTTTTGAGTTTAAGTAGTTTACATTTGTAACATCCTTCTACTGCTCATGTTGATTATTGTCGTGTTCCTTAATGCTTGCCTCTTTTTTTCTAGCTGAAGTGCGGTGCGTGTGGCGCCATTGGACACATGAGGACCAACAAATTCTGCCCACTGTACTACCAAACCAACGCCCCGCCCTCTAACCCAGTCGCCATGACAGAGGAGCAGGAGGAAGAGCTGGAAAAGACGGTGATCCACAACGACAACGAGGAACTCATCAAGGTGGAGGGCACTAAAATTGTGCTGGGCAAGCAGCTCATTGAAAGGTAATGGATAGCTGTTTCTTTCTAATCTATCTCACAGCTCAAAATGGcctatttaatgtttaattttttactCTTATTAGGGATACGTGTTTTTAGTggttatgtttatttgtttatttatgtttttgatcGTGTTGTTCTTTAACAGTGCCGATGAGGTGCGCAGAAAGTCTTTGGTA harbors:
- the taf1 gene encoding transcription initiation factor TFIID subunit 1 isoform X4, translating into MSDSDSDEDQDRPFSLTGFLFGNINEDGQLEGDSVLDNESKKHLAGLGTLGLGSLITEITANENEDKEENRDPVNVDSEGWVKSTEDAVDYSDISEVAEDETKKYRQAMGSLQPSRKTDDEDDYDADCEDIDSKLMPPPPPPSLPTAAKKEESPNSTNAAGEEGDGIILPSIIAPSSTADKVDFSSSSDSESETDRPCQGSGVLGPPDRLTLPLAGIMQKDAAKALPSVTQLFPEFKPGKVLRFLRLFGPGKNMPSVWRSARRKKKRKHRDPQPGTPPPEEDASEQSQEKRSGWIYEYALPPPPEQCLSDDEITMMAPVESKFSQTSGDADKETESRPKVAEWRYGPAQLWYDMLGVPEDGSHFNYGFKLKEDQPSETEEQDLPKEITEPPQKFQKDDDNMDTDGDDDDDGDKARQALENELFLMVTQLQWEDDIIWNGEDVKHKGTKTQRASLAGWLPSSMTRNANAYNAQQGLTRSNSQLVPPTPPPIPKASSISGSKREKSSHDNQASLEEDCLWFSIFPIDNEELVYGRWEDNIIWDDQEMDRFLMPPVLTLDPNDENIILEIPDEKEETTSHSPSKENKKETALKKSRILLGKTGVIKDEPQQNMSQPEVKDPWNLSNDEFYYPKQQGLRGTFGGNIIQHSIPALELRQPFFPTHMGPMKLRQFHRPALKKYSFGALAQPGPHAVQPLLKHIKKKAKMREQERQASGGGDMFFMRTPQDLTGKDGDLILAEYSEEYAPIIMQVGMATKIKNYYKRKPGKDPGAPDCKYGETVYCHTSPFLGSLHPGQLLQAFENNLFRAPIYLHKMPETDFLVIRTRHGYYIRELVDIFVVGQECPLFEVPGPNSKRANTHIRDFLQVFIYRLFWKSKDRPRRIRMEDIKKAFPSHSESSIRKRLKLCADFKRTGMDSNWWVLKPDFRLPTEEEIRAMVSPEQCCAYYSMLVAEQRLKDAGYGEKSFFAPEEENEEDFQMKIDDEVRTAPWNTTRAFISAMKGKCLLEVTGVADPTGCGEGFSYVKVPNKPTQQKDDKEPQPAKKTVTGTDADLRRLSLKNAKQLLRKFGVPEEEIKKLSRWEVIDVVRTMSTEQARSGEGPMSKFARGSRFSVAEHQERYKEECQRIFDLQNKVLESTEVLSTDTDSSSAEDSDFEEMGKNIENMLQNKKTSSQLSREREEQERKELQRMLMGEESDRDNKGRKERRKGLSSALSTSSHKDDDTSSVTSLNSSATGRRLKIYRTFRDEDGKEYVRCETVRKAAVIDAYTRIRATKDDEFIRKFALFDEQHREEMRKERRRIQEQLRRLKRNQEKDKIKGPPEKKSKKVKERPDLKVKLKCGACGAIGHMRTNKFCPLYYQTNAPPSNPVAMTEEQEEELEKTVIHNDNEELIKVEGTKIVLGKQLIESADEVRRKSLVLKFPKQQLPQKKKRRVGSAVHCDYLNKPHKAIHRRRTDPMVTLSSVLEGIINDMRDHPNTYPFHTPVNAKVVKDYYKIINRPMDLQTLRENVRKRMYPSREEFREAVELIVKNSATYNGAKHPITQVAQSMLDLCDAKLKEKEDRLVRLEKAINPLLDDDDQVAFSFILDNIVTQKMMAVPDSWPFHHPVNKKFIPDYYKVIVNPMDLETIRKNISKHKYQNRETFLSDISLIHANSIKYNGPDSPYTKTALDIVNVCKGTLAEYDEHLTQLEKDISTAKEAALDAADLESLDPMTPGPYTPQGRHMRRPGEEDSDVDIEGFEEEDDGKPKTPAPAEDADGDLEDEDDEEMLLPPRRRPHDHELEDDDDEGGHGRSNHPAQSSVLYQDLLMSDGEDDATDEEGDNPFSAIQLSESGSDSDREVDIRPAPPRRAQDTARMGMEQDESMMSYEGVGNEHMEDSNISYGSYEETESRSQMQQSSMGNGEEYGISEEEEEDEEDEARRRGPAVLSQVQLSEDEDSEEFRSVGGDSDMDSDN
- the taf1 gene encoding transcription initiation factor TFIID subunit 1 isoform X1; amino-acid sequence: MSDSDSDEDQDRPFSLTGFLFGNINEDGQLEGDSVLDNESKKHLAGLGTLGLGSLITEITANENEDKEENRDPVNVDSEGWVKSTEDAVDYSDISEVAEDETKKYRQAMGSLQPSRKTDDEDDYDADCEDIDSKLMPPPPPPSLPTAAKKEESPNSTNAAGEEGDGIILPSIIAPSSTADKVDFSSSSDSESETDRPCQGSGVLGPPDRLTLPLAGIMQKDAAKALPSVTQLFPEFKPGKVLRFLRLFGPGKNMPSVWRSARRKKKRKHRDPQPGTPPPEEDASEQSQEKRSGWIYEYALPPPPEQCLSDDEITMMAPVESKFSQTSGDADKETESRPKVAEWRYGPAQLWYDMLGVPEDGSHFNYGFKLKEDQPSETEEQDLPKEITEPPQKFQKDDDNMDTDGDDDDDGDKARQALENELFLMVTQLQWEDDIIWNGEDVKHKGTKTQRASLAGWLPSSMTRNANAYNAQQGLTRSNSQLVPPTPPPIPKASSISGSKREKSSHDNQASLEEDCLWFSIFPIDNEELVYGRWEDNIIWDDQEMDRFLMPPVLTLDPNDENIILEIPDEKEETTSHSPSKENKKETALKKSRILLGKTGVIKDEPQQNMSQPEVKDPWNLSNDEFYYPKQQGLRGTFGGNIIQHSIPALELRQPFFPTHMGPMKLRQFHRPALKKYSFGALAQPGPHAVQPLLKHIKKKAKMREQERQASGGGDMFFMRTPQDLTGKDGDLILAEYSEEYAPIIMQVGMATKIKNYYKRKPGKDPGAPDCKYGETVYCHTSPFLGSLHPGQLLQAFENNLFRAPIYLHKMPETDFLVIRTRHGYYIRELVDIFVVGQECPLFEVPGPNSKRANTHIRDFLQVFIYRLFWKSKDRPRRIRMEDIKKAFPSHSESSIRKRLKLCADFKRTGMDSNWWVLKPDFRLPTEEEIRAMVSPEQCCAYYSMLVAEQRLKDAGYGEKSFFAPEEENEEDFQMKIDDEVRTAPWNTTRAFISAMKGKCLLEVTGVADPTGCGEGFSYVKVPNKPTQQKDDKEPQPAKKTVTGTDADLRRLSLKNAKQLLRKFGVPEEEIKKLSRWEVIDVVRTMSTEQARSGEGPMSKFARGSRFSVAEHQERYKEECQRIFDLQNKVLESTEVLSTDTDSSSAEDSDFEEMGKNIENMLQNKKTSSQLSREREEQERKELQRMLMGEESDRDNKGRKERRKGLSSALSTSSHKDDDTSSVTSLNSSATGRRLKIYRTFRDEDGKEYVRCETVRKAAVIDAYTRIRATKDDEFIRKFALFDEQHREEMRKERRRIQEQLRRLKRNQEKDKIKGPPEKKSKKVKERPDLKVKLKCGACGAIGHMRTNKFCPLYYQTNAPPSNPVAMTEEQEEELEKTVIHNDNEELIKVEGTKIVLGKQLIESADEVRRKSLVLKFPKQQLPQKKKRRVGSAVHCDYLNKPHKAIHRRRTDPMVTLSSVLEGIINDMRDHPNTYPFHTPVNAKVVKDYYKIINRPMDLQTLRENVRKRMYPSREEFREAVELIVKNSATYNGAKHPITQVAQSMLDLCDAKLKEKEDRLVRLEKAINPLLDDDDQVAFSFILDNIVTQKMMAVPDSWPFHHPVNKKFIPDYYKVIVNPMDLETIRKNISKHKYQNRETFLSDISLIHANSIKYNGPDSPYTKTALDIVNVCKGTLAEYDEHLTQLEKDISTAKEAALDAADLESLDPMTPGPYTPQPADLFDSVASGSLPREPSSLFSEGPLLVAQEKRGGQGRHMRRPGEEDSDVDIEGFEEEDDGKPKTPAPAEDADGDLEDEDDEEMLLPPRRRPHDHELEDDDDEGGHGRSNHPAQSSVLYQDLLMSDGEDDATDEEGDNPFSAIQLSESGSDSDREVDIRPAPPRRAQDTARMGMEQDESMMSYEGVGNEHMEDSNISYGSYEETESRSQMQQSSMGNGEEYGISEEEEEDEEDEARRRGPAVLSQVQLSEDEDSEEFRSVGGDSDMDSDN